Sequence from the Mycobacterium florentinum genome:
CGCGGTCATACCAAGCGATTCGGTGCGGTCGAGCATGGCCGCCAGCGCCGACTGCTCCAGGGCGGCGACGATCAGCAGCAGCATGTCGGCGCCGTGCGCACGCGCCTCGTGAATCTGATAGGGCTGCACCACAAAGTCTTTGCGCAAGACCGGAATCGACACGGCGGCCCGCACCGCATCCAGGTCGTCGAGCGAGCCGTTGAAGCGCCGCTCCTCGGTCAACACGCTGATGATCCGGGCCCCGCCGTCCTCGTAGGCCTGAGCCAACTTGGCCGGATCGGCAATGGGCGCTAACGAACCCGCCGACGGACTGGCGCGCTTGACCTCGGCGATGACGCCGATCCCGGGCTCGCGCAGGGCGGCCATCACATCGAGAGGGGGCGGCGCCGCGGCGGCGGCCGCTTTGATCTCGGGAAGCGAGATACGGGCTTCGCGCGCGGCAACATCGGCCCGGACTCCCTCGAGGATGGAGTCAAGGACAGTCGCCGGACTCATACCTGTCGTTTCCCTTCGCAAATGTCACTCACGGTCACCTAACCGGTTTCGAGCCGATTTCGACGACGTCAATGAAGGGTAGCGACCGTCGGCTCGCGACCCTTCACCGACCCTCGGTGTCAGACTCGCTGGGCCGATCCGTCGGGTCGTGCCCCTCATCGAGTGCGTCCCAGATCATCCGCTCCGACATCTCTGGGGCCCCCGGCTCCTCCAGCATCGCCCCATCGGCGCCTTCGCGTCGCGCAATTGAGCGGCGGGTCGCCGGCGCGGCGTATTTTTTTGCCCCGGCGCGTGCCAGCATCGCCGACCGCATCAACAGCACCGCGGCGATCAACGTGCACACCGCGGCGGCCACCGCGAACCCCGCTCCCCAGTACCGCCGCTCGCTGCCCACCAGCGTCACCAGCGAAATATGGGCAAGTTCGGTTCCCCGCACCGCCACGTCCGGCAACACCCACAGGCTGACACCCAGATAGCCGATCGCCAGGCTGATCACGGCCAGCAGCCCCGCCACCGCCCGCAGCACCCAGCCCCGCACCGCGAGCGCCGCGACGGCGGTGGCCAGCATCAGCAGCGCCAACGGCAGCAGCACCGTCGACCACGACGCGCCGGCCAGGATCACTTCCTTGGGCGGTCCCAGCCCGTCGAACGACCGAATGACGACCCACGGCAATCGCGAGGCCGTCCACAGCAGGCCCGCGGCGATCACCAGCAGGAGCTGGGCGATGCCGATCGTCAGCCGGGCCCGCCGGTCCGGCCGGGCATCAGCCATTGCGGGTTGCGTCCGGGGCGCCGAGCGTCTGTGCGGCGGCGATAGCGTTCAGCACCGCGCGCGCCTTGTTGCTCGCCTCGGTGTACTCGTAAGGACCGTTGGAATCGGCGACCACCCCGCCGCCGGCCTGGACATACGCGGTGCCGTTGCGCATCAGCGCGGTGCGGATGGCGATCGCGAAGTCGGCGTTGCCGGCGAAATCGAGGTAGCCGAGCACGCCGCCGTAGACACCGCGGCGCGTCTTCTCCACCTCTTCGATCAGCTCCATGGCCCGCACCTTGGGCGCGCCGGACAGCGTGCCGGCCGGGAAACACGCCGTGACGGCGTCCAACGCGGTGCGGCCCGCGCCGAGCATGCCGGTCACCGTGGAGACCAGGTGCATCACGTGGCTATAGCGCTCGATGTGGCTGTAGTCCTCGACGCGTACGGTGCCTGGTGTGCAGACCCGGCCGAGGTCGTTGCGGCCGAGGTCGACCAGCATCAGATGCTCGGCGCGTTCCTTGTCGTCGGACAGCAGCTCCTTTTCCAGCAGCTGATCTTCTTCCTCGTTCTGCCCCCGCCACCGGGTACCGGCGATCGGATGCGTGGTGGCGCGGCCGTCGACGACGGTGACGAGTGCCTCCGGGCTGGATCCGACGATCGAAAAGTCGGTCACACCAGCACTATTCGGCACATGCAGCAGATACATGTAGGGGCTCGGATTGGTCACCCGCAGAATCCGGTAGACGTCGATCGGGTCGACGTCGGTGTCCATCTCGAAGCGCTGCGAGGGCACCACCTGGAAGGCTTCGCCCGCCGCGATCTGCTCGACGAGGTAGTCGACGATCTTCCCGTATTCCTCGACCGTGCGTTGCGCCCGATACTGCGGCTCGGGCCTGCTGAAGGTGGCCACAGTCGACGGCAGCGGCTGGCCCAGCGCCTCGGTCATCACATCCAGGCGCGCGACGGCGTCGTCGTAGGCCTCGTCGACCCGTTCGTCGGTCCCGTTCCAGTTCACCGCGTTGGCGATCAGCGTGATGGTGCCCTCGTGGTGGTCGACCGCCGCCACATCGGTGGCCAGCAGCATCAGCATGTCCGGCAGCCCAAGGTCGTCGACGGCCATTTCCGGCAGACGTTCCAGGCGCCGCACCATGTCGTAGGCGAAGAACCCCACCAGTCCGCCCGACAGCGGCGGGAGCCCCGGCACCGCGGCCGTTGCCAGCAGCTCAAGAGTCGCCTGCAGCGCCTCCAGCGGGTCGCCGACGGTGGGCGCATCCTGCGGCACCGCACCCAGCCACACCGCTTGGCCGTCGCGCACGGTCAATGCCGACGGCGACCCCGCCCCGATGAACGACCATCGTGACCACGACCGGCCGTTCTCAGCGGACTCCAGCAGGAAAGTGCCGGGTCGATTGTCGGCCAGCTTGCGGTATGCCGACAGCGGCGTCTCGCTGTCGGCCAAGACCTTCCGGGTCACCGGAACAAAGCGGTGCCCGGCCGCGAGCAGGCGAAATTCCTCTCGTGAGGTCGTGTCGGCGAGGTGAGGATGCACCAAACCATCCTCGCAGATCCGTTTGCC
This genomic interval carries:
- a CDS encoding anthranilate synthase component I; amino-acid sequence: MHPHLADTTSREEFRLLAAGHRFVPVTRKVLADSETPLSAYRKLADNRPGTFLLESAENGRSWSRWSFIGAGSPSALTVRDGQAVWLGAVPQDAPTVGDPLEALQATLELLATAAVPGLPPLSGGLVGFFAYDMVRRLERLPEMAVDDLGLPDMLMLLATDVAAVDHHEGTITLIANAVNWNGTDERVDEAYDDAVARLDVMTEALGQPLPSTVATFSRPEPQYRAQRTVEEYGKIVDYLVEQIAAGEAFQVVPSQRFEMDTDVDPIDVYRILRVTNPSPYMYLLHVPNSAGVTDFSIVGSSPEALVTVVDGRATTHPIAGTRWRGQNEEEDQLLEKELLSDDKERAEHLMLVDLGRNDLGRVCTPGTVRVEDYSHIERYSHVMHLVSTVTGMLGAGRTALDAVTACFPAGTLSGAPKVRAMELIEEVEKTRRGVYGGVLGYLDFAGNADFAIAIRTALMRNGTAYVQAGGGVVADSNGPYEYTEASNKARAVLNAIAAAQTLGAPDATRNG
- the trpC gene encoding indole-3-glycerol phosphate synthase TrpC, giving the protein MSPATVLDSILEGVRADVAAREARISLPEIKAAAAAAPPPLDVMAALREPGIGVIAEVKRASPSAGSLAPIADPAKLAQAYEDGGARIISVLTEERRFNGSLDDLDAVRAAVSIPVLRKDFVVQPYQIHEARAHGADMLLLIVAALEQSALAAMLDRTESLGMTALVEVHTEEEADRALKAGANVIGVNARDLKTLHVDRDSFSRIAPGLPSNVIRIAESGVRGTADLLAYAGAGADAVLVGEGLVKSGDPRAAVADLVTAGTHPSCPKPSR
- a CDS encoding TIGR02234 family membrane protein is translated as MADARPDRRARLTIGIAQLLLVIAAGLLWTASRLPWVVIRSFDGLGPPKEVILAGASWSTVLLPLALLMLATAVAALAVRGWVLRAVAGLLAVISLAIGYLGVSLWVLPDVAVRGTELAHISLVTLVGSERRYWGAGFAVAAAVCTLIAAVLLMRSAMLARAGAKKYAAPATRRSIARREGADGAMLEEPGAPEMSERMIWDALDEGHDPTDRPSESDTEGR